The genome window GGGGTGAGCAgaagctcattatcatttaaagagacatgcactgaAGAGGGTCGCTGTAAACTGAACTGTTTTTGACAAGTAAAAAATGGTGTTGTTTTACATTCAGAATTTTAACCAAAGTTTGTTGGCTACAGtcatttcatgaagaccctaaatAATTATACttacttgtggaaaatgggcatttgATGTCCCTTTTAAAGCAAATACGAAATTAGATTAATCAGAACTTAATAGAAACCTGCCTCTCTCATGCAGACACAATACAGAGAGCAAAGAGAAGGAGCACGACAGACATGAAAACATTAAGATGAACACGGCAGTCAGAACATTAAAAGGGAAGATTAAAagtttaaatactgaaaacaGAAACTCAGGATCAATGTAACATCACATGAAACAAGGATAAATATGaagtataaatacacaaaaataagcCTAATCATTATTTATTAGCAAGACATCTGCATGGCTAAATCAACTGCCTGACAGTGACCTCTGGTGAAAAACTTGTGACATGGATTttgtcaaaaatgaaaaatctgttgtttatatatatatatatatatatatatatatatatatatatatatatatatatatatatatatagtctcacCCTCATGtgagactaaaaaaaaaatctaatttttattgCCTTCTTAAAACTCTCTAAATTTAAAATAGACATATCAAACAAAGTTCACTCTATTAGTTTTTCAGTCCATACCTATTGACAAAAGACAAGTGATGGTTAACTCTTTGTAGGAGCAATTGACTCGCTGGCTCGTGCAGACATTCGTCATTCATCAAACGAATCATTGATTCACtcgacgccacctgattcaatcATTTAACCGCCATGAAGAGTCACTATCAGTGAACGGGTCATTAGTAAATGATTCAAAACGGATTGATGAATGCAAATGTCATCACTACACGTGAAGTGAGATGAACTGTGTTATCATGAATTTATTCACAAGGCTCTCTTAAAAAGATCTCTTaactgacaaaacaaacaaaacgacTTGTATTCTTCTATCTTACAGTTCCGTAATTAAAGACTAGAAATGGAACTACAGCAGAATTCCATTTCAACAATACAGATAACGTTCAAACCTTTTTTCGATGTCTATAGCATGCATTATTTGATCTATAATCTTAACTGTGATAACAGTTTTAAGATAGATTTTTGCCGTCCAAGAACTGCTTTACATCAGACAGATTCTTTACTTAATACTTGCAACCTCAAAGTTGCTGAATGTCATGATGGGAGTCACAATATCATGCGATAATATTatgttcatttattgagatccctGGCTGCAATGGTCATGACAGAATCCTACACCATCCTCAAGAGGGACTGGATCTCAAACCCAAGCTGTTTCTCGTGTTTCTGGAGTAGGTCTCTCACTGATCTTCAGAGGGAACATATCTTGTCCTTGAAACATCTTGTAATCTGGAACTGTTTGATGTTTCCTTTGTTTCctgtaaatcatatttaatatttagcagTTTTCCTGCTCCTGGCGAAGTCTAACTCCTTGACTTTGCCAATCAAACTTCAACCATGAGAGCAACTTGCAGCTGATGAAATCTATTACAACCAAACATAACTACACTGATATTCACTAGAGAAATTTCAgtgaaaaaatatgtttaaatatctaaatattctttagTTTTTTGCAGGCCTGGATATCAAAAGTTTAATATTCTCTGGGCAATTTCCCTCATTTACTGTAATGATACAAGAGCAGAAAAGAGCAGAGGGACATCAAGGCAAATAGCAAAAAAAGTAAGATTGTAaaagatttaaaattaatttattcaaaatggctgttttctgtttgaatatgtaaatatgtgaaagctgaatttttagcagccattacttcagtctttagtgtcatgatccttcagaaatcattctcacgtgctgatttgctgcttaagaaacatttctatcTTTTAATGTTGAAATCAGatgcactgcttaatattttagtgaaaacCGTGGAACATTTTTTCATGatactttgatgaacagaaaattcaaaagaaccgcatttatttgaaatataaatcttttgtaaaattataaatagctttactgtcacttttgattaatttaatgcacccttgtcAGGAAAAACCCCAAACTTTATATATATCTCTGCAGTGGTGTTTATGCAAACACcatcaaatgtcaaaaaaaaaaaaatctgacatttattTGTAGATACCTCATTCAACTGTTCCAAACACATCAATGCATCCACTTGGAACGGTCAACATATCAGACGCTGCTCATCACTAGAATTTGAATTTTTGGATGAAAATACCACAACTTGTGCAGCATATTGTTGTTACCATAGATATCTACAGTAGGGTTCTCTGAAGTTCAGTAATatatacaagagctttaacaaatactcttttttttatttatcatatgcaGCATTATTTAACACTACTGATAAACTAAATATCCTGTGAAAATCAGATCCTAAACAAATAGATACTGCAGAAATAGTTATTCTTACATGTGAATAACTAGGTTTTACCATTACAATATGGTGGATTTAATTATTAGCAGCCACAGAAACAGCTGCTAATGTGGTATCTACATATAGATATCTATGAGAAAAATATTACAGCTACTTTGAGTATTTGTCTGGCCCCCATTGACCACGTTCTGGTCCTCATATTGTTCATAATATTGGAGCACTACTAAGCTAAATTAAGATTCTGTGTCGCTTTAAGTCACTTAAGATTCTGTATGCAAAAATAAAAGGTGGCCCTAAATGTATAAAAAGACAACCAGACCCTTCTACTGTGGGATAAGAGATGTTCCTATCTGGAGGATTCTGCTCAAAACTGCATATTCTTGATAAAAATCATGTCACCAAACAGGAGAAATCGAATAGGTTACTGAAGAAACACTCAAGTAGACCAGCTGTCCCTTTTGTTTCAATGATTATATTTGCGAATCAGTTTTTGTGGAAATGATGCAGTATATAAAAAAGGAGATAGAAACTTACTATAGCTAAATGTCACTCTACCTCATCCGTCCTTGCACATCGCAGCGGAGATATGTGAGGGTTTACCtctaaattataaacattatcCCAAATTCATCCCCGAGCCCATGTTCAATAGGATCCCAACCTGCTGAGATGATTTTAACAGGAGCTATAGTCACTTTGGAACTGATGTTCAATCCTTAGAAACTTTGCATATACATGATACACAATGTTTTCCCTATATCAAGGCCATCTTTAAAACCCTTTTAATTTCCATTCAATATGAGCGTGACTCATGGACATGTACTGTCTTGAAGAATTAGGCCCAGATAGGATGGGATGTGCCGAGttgattgtaaataaatacattgacaaACGCAGCTCAGCGGACGGTCCCTATGAACTATCCGAGTATCCGGGacttattgtaaaaaataaaaaaaaagtggtatCAGGGCAGTCTTTTCTAGGGCACAAATGAGAGGACAGGAGTGGGTGTGATTTATCTACAAGGGGAGGGGCTAATTCCTCTCCTGCACAAACACAGTCTCCTGCGGACACAGTCCTGCATCCTGCAGTGTGATGTCATAGTCCAAGTGAGCGAGTCTTCGGCGGGGGAAGTTGGTGACAAGTTCGAAGCGTTCGTTGGGGAATCCCTTAGTCTGAACGTGTCTCACCAGTGCCtacaaaataagaataaatgaagaaaatgaagggcacagctatatttttatttgtttaaattagacCATAACTAACTTCAACTGAAAAACATCCAGAATTgattaagaaaatgaaaatcatgatATGGCGTAATTTGCTTGGGTTTGGGTGGCTTGAAAGTGTATTTGGCAACAAAACATGAACTAACTATCTTCCCATTCTTATGTTATGAGAAGCACTTATCAACAAAAGAGAAGCTTTGATGGCTCCCTGTGCATCCCTGTgcacccccaaccccccccccccccaaaaaaaaacagatggatggtttaatgtttgaaaatgaggaaattaagataaatatttGAATTGTAATTTTACAGCTGTAAAACACAAAGTTATTATTTATCTTAAattcttttaatttaataaaacattgatGAATAATTACAACATTTTAGCTAAGTTGTGCAGCCCTACAGTTAAACACAGCAAACCtggatttttaaaatgaattttaaattctaaataacAACTTTtatcagaaagaaaagaaaaactaaattccCAATATTATACAGCCTTAAAGAAGAGTATTGTTATTGTGACCACTTCGTAATACCATGAATAATTCTAGATAACTTGTCCGAACTGTTTTGATTTTTAGAAATGTGCATTCTAGGTTCTTATCTAATTTTCCATCAAACTGTTAAAATGTACCGGCTTTTTGACAGCTGGTGGCACTCGAGGAAAAGCAGAAATAGCCTGATACACAAAAGCAATGCTGCACAACTTTGACATCCACTTGTCATGGAGAAGAAATCAAGTTTTGACAAatagtatttacattttatatttttatatttactttgtaatttattttagaatGGGTCTGTATTAttcttttttgctctttttgttatttgaaaaaaaagttacTAAACTTGTCATTAAAAGGACCAAACAGAAGTTTATCTTGTCATCCTTTATTGTAGTAAAAGTTTAAGCAATTATCAGTAAGGAAAAAGTTGGtaatggcaaaaaaaagtgtgactccTATAGACAACAAATCATAAAACGCCATACCCACCATGAGTTTAGCTTTAGCAGACAGTGCTATCTGTTCTCTCTGGCCATCTGGGTATCGTAGCATTAAGCGGGCCTTTGGACCTGTGGACAGAGTCATTTAGCACATTTCTCACTGAATATTATTAGCATGTATATGTTCAaatcatttaaagggacagtcaccaccaacaacaacaacaaaaaagcattaTTTACCTCGTtacatttcattccaaacctgtttacCTCGTACATTTAATTCAAAACCTGTATATTGTTATcttttctgcagaacacaaaaggtcAATGTTTGAAGATCAACTCATTTCCATATGACAGTTCCAAAaatggcaaagaaaaaaaaaacagaccacaTGCAGGTCTTCTTTAGCCATCTGATAGATATCTGTGAGGAACAGGCTGATATTTAAGTCCTTATTTACTGATAATCTTCCATTCCATCTGTTAGCACACAAACTCCTTATGACTGGATCACTGAATCAATGCGTTGAATTTGCTAAGATTCTTATCTTGCTCATGAAGAACGATTCATTCACAAATGGGGTTGCTTTGGTTCGGACTCCATCTGGACACAATGATTCTCAAATTAACATCTATTTGGAGGGGAAGATTATCAGAGAATACttcaatttcagtctggttctcacACAAAGATGTTGTTTCACTTCACTTGAGTTAGAATATATCCACAAGTCATACGGACTACCTTTAAGggcaagtcgtggcctaatggttagagagttggactcacaatcgaagggttgtgagttcgagtctcgggccggcaggaattgtagttggggggagtgcatgaacagttctctctccaccctcaatgccacgtcttaggtgcccttgagcaaggcatcgaacccccaactgctccccgggcgccgcagcataaatggctgcccactgctccgggtgtgtgctcacagtgtgtgtgtttgtgtgtgttcactgctctgtgtgtgtgcacttcggatgggttaaatgcagagcacgaattctgagtatgtgtcaccatacttggctgtatgtcacaccACTTTCACTTTAGGGtgcttttatagtgcttttttggACTTTGACAGACAAGGTCACTATGAACTATGTGAGGATTTTTCCTCTTTatctgcagtaaaaaaaaaataaaaaaaaacgtcaatcaggtttgaaatgaaatgagggtgagcaATCTTGatgtggtgaactatccctttagataACTGACATGCGTATGAAACGGCGTGTACCGTTGTCGTCTGGATCTGCTGTGCTGGTGCCGGCTGGTTCTGAGGGCTGGTGTGACGTGGATCTGTGGTTTTCTCCCAGCATCTGTTGGGACTCATCTTGTCCTGTCTGACTGTGACTGAGCCCAACCGGCTCTAGGTGGTTCTTCTTACTCTCCTCTTTCCTGTGGCACAGCTCTTTGTGTGGGGACTTCCTGTGATGGGCTGGGCTGTCCGGCCTGGTAGGAGGAGCTACCTCTGCAGAGACGTGTCCATCTAAAGAATCCTCCCCTCCACCAGCCTCGTTGTCTGAGCCATCCACTGAGATCAGGCCTTCGCTGTCAGAGAAAGGCTCGGCTTCTGAATCATCATCTGAGCGTGAGTCTGCCTTGTCCTGCGTGGACTCGTAGTGTGTTTCTTGAAGAGAGGCCCGGATAGCGGCCTCTAACTGACTGTCCTCACTGGCATCTATCAAACTCTCCTGTATAGATGGATAAAAAGAGTGAAGCAAACACATATTAAATGTTTCTTCAGGACCATAAAGTGTAACACTTACAGAACGAGCCCGCTTGGCCGGCGGTTGACTGGACTGCCCTTCCAGCTGCCCATGCTCTGATAGGAAGCCTGTGACCTGATCCAGGAATGAGGTCACATCTAACTGGTTCCACTCAACCATCTTTTGTCCTGTATATGTCAGAGAAAACAAAAAGTTTGTTCGTTTTTAACAATTTCTTTAATTTACTAGCTTAATTTTCAGTTAAACCATATTGAACTTGATACTCAACTTTAATAGTgagtaaatatgcaaacattacAAAGTTTAATGTtatcatattacatttttattgactACTTATGTCTTACtacttcattaattaaaaaagaaattctaTATTATGGATTAATATACATGGAACTAtagtagggatgtaacgattcactcaactcacgattcaatttgattcatgattagttaaatatttttacaaaatgaaatTACGACAAATTATGAACGAAATGTGTGCTTTtcttattgcttggacaaaatgctgcatgtttatttg of Carassius gibelio isolate Cgi1373 ecotype wild population from Czech Republic chromosome A2, carGib1.2-hapl.c, whole genome shotgun sequence contains these proteins:
- the LOC128026945 gene encoding UBX domain-containing protein 7-like isoform X1 gives rise to the protein MATLGDASAPGVNGLIQQFTAITGATESVGKHMLEACNNNLEMAVTMFLDGGGIAEEPSTSASSAGTSSSRPPPVEDDVRAPIPQKQDILVEPEPLFGVPKRRRPARSIFDGFRDFQTETMRQEQELRNGSAVDKKLSTLADLFRPPIELMHKGSFETAKDSGQLENKWLMINIQNVQDFACQCLNRDVWSNDAVRNIIREHFIFWQVYHDSEEGQRYIQFYKLNKFPYISILDPRTGQKMVEWNQLDVTSFLDQVTGFLSEHGQLEGQSSQPPAKRARSESLIDASEDSQLEAAIRASLQETHYESTQDKADSRSDDDSEAEPFSDSEGLISVDGSDNEAGGGEDSLDGHVSAEVAPPTRPDSPAHHRKSPHKELCHRKEESKKNHLEPVGLSHSQTGQDESQQMLGENHRSTSHQPSEPAGTSTADPDDNGPKARLMLRYPDGQREQIALSAKAKLMALVRHVQTKGFPNERFELVTNFPRRRLAHLDYDITLQDAGLCPQETVFVQERN
- the LOC128026945 gene encoding UBX domain-containing protein 7-like isoform X2, which gives rise to MLEACNNNLEMAVTMFLDGGGIAEEPSTSASSAGTSSSRPPPVEDDVRAPIPQKQDILVEPEPLFGVPKRRRPARSIFDGFRDFQTETMRQEQELRNGSAVDKKLSTLADLFRPPIELMHKGSFETAKDSGQLENKWLMINIQNVQDFACQCLNRDVWSNDAVRNIIREHFIFWQVYHDSEEGQRYIQFYKLNKFPYISILDPRTGQKMVEWNQLDVTSFLDQVTGFLSEHGQLEGQSSQPPAKRARSESLIDASEDSQLEAAIRASLQETHYESTQDKADSRSDDDSEAEPFSDSEGLISVDGSDNEAGGGEDSLDGHVSAEVAPPTRPDSPAHHRKSPHKELCHRKEESKKNHLEPVGLSHSQTGQDESQQMLGENHRSTSHQPSEPAGTSTADPDDNGPKARLMLRYPDGQREQIALSAKAKLMALVRHVQTKGFPNERFELVTNFPRRRLAHLDYDITLQDAGLCPQETVFVQERN